DNA sequence from the Candidatus Woesearchaeota archaeon genome:
CAAAAGAATTTCGAAGGTTTCCCTTGAGACCTTACTGAGATTCCCTTCGAATTTTGCTACAGACGCTTTCTGGAGAAAAACTTGCCCAACAGCCTGGCCAATTAGCATGGCAGGCAATTGAAGAACTTGAAAGCTCAGAGAGAACCATCCCCCGATCTGTGCTGAATAAAGAGCAACAAATAAAATTGGAGCGATCTGTCTTCCCAGGGTGTCAAACAACCCACTCAACGTGCTATACATTGGAAATGCGCGGTAACGCAATGCTACCCTTTTGACATCCTCTCTGCGAGGTTTGGGGAAACCTTTTTCCTTTAAAAGAGATTTTGCAAGAGTCGTGATTCCGCCGGCTTGGGAAGCAACACTCCCCAAAAGCAGACCAAGAGGCCGGAGACCCAGTAGCCCCAGAATCACTTTTGTAATAATTCCACTGACGCTCTGGGTAACCTTTGTCCTTGCGATGGTCTGGAATAATTTCTCCCGTATAGCCCACTGTGTGAGAACCAAATAAGCCCCCATTCCTCCGACAGCGACAGGTATCAGATAACGGTAAGGGATGAGAATATCCATAGAAATTTTCCCCAAGAGCAGTTTGCCGAAAACCAACATGACAGTACTAATAAAGACCACGAATACAGCCTGTAAGAAGAAACTTAGAACAACAAGAGATTTTGCGTAGCGTTCGTACTTGGGCAACGGAATGGCATAATGGTAACGTAACCCCGAAAGTTCCATGAGAATAGCCACTATGGAACTAAACGC
Encoded proteins:
- a CDS encoding lipopolysaccharide biosynthesis protein — protein: MESIRNFLNRLLPKGSAMRHVSILAGGTTIAQGLNVAIMPVLSRIYSPADFGVMAAFSSIVAILMELSGLRYHYAIPLPKYERYAKSLVVLSFFLQAVFVVFISTVMLVFGKLLLGKISMDILIPYRYLIPVAVGGMGAYLVLTQWAIREKLFQTIARTKVTQSVSGIITKVILGLLGLRPLGLLLGSVASQAGGITTLAKSLLKEKGFPKPRREDVKRVALRYRAFPMYSTLSGLFDTLGRQIAPILFVALYSAQIGGWFSLSFQVLQLPAMLIGQAVGQVFLQKASVAKFEGNLSKVSRETFEILLELAAFPILTIAILAPGLFGFVFGDNWEMAGVFSRYLAPWVLFMFVFSPLSSLFFVMEKQREFLWFQIVNSVGRVLMVFGGFLRESPLISISLYGAFSLFFVLYILFWILEKTQNKLGILLKVSFRSLFKTSFLILPILLTNIFSGVFVITALVALAVTPFYFKNIYRNLKK